A DNA window from Cervus elaphus chromosome 17, mCerEla1.1, whole genome shotgun sequence contains the following coding sequences:
- the ATOH1 gene encoding protein atonal homolog 1 → MSRLLHAEEWAEVKELGDHHRHPQPHHLPQPPPPQPPATLQAREHPVYPAELSLLDSTDPRAWLAPTLQGICTARAAQYLLHSPELGASEAAAPRDEADARGELVRRSGGSGSSKSPAPVKVREQLCKLKGGVVVDELGCSRQRAPSSKQVNGVQKQRRLAANARERRRMHGLNHAFDQLRNVIPSFNNDKKLSKYETLQMAQIYINALSELLQTPSSGDQPPPPPPASCKSDHHHLRAAAPYEAGAGTTTAAGTPPASGGAQRPTPPGSCRTRFSAPASTGGYSVQLEALHFSTFEDSALTAMMAQKNLSPSLPGGILQPVQEESSKTSPRSHRSDGEFSPHSHYSDSDEAS, encoded by the coding sequence ATGTCCCGCCTGCTGCATGCAGAAGAGTGGGCTGAGGTGAAGGAGTTGGGGGACCACCATCGCCATCCCCAGCCGCACCACCTCCCGCAGCCGCCGCCACCCCAGCCTCCTGCGACCCTGCAGGCGAGAGAGCATCCGGTCTACCCGGCCGAACTGTCCCTCCTGGACAGCACCGACCCACGCGCCTGGCTGGCTCCCACTTTGCAGGGCATCTGCACGGCACGCGCCGCCCAGTACTTGCTCCATTCCCCAGAGCTGGGCGCCTCCGAGGCCGCCGCGCCCCGGGACGAGGCGGACGCCCGAGGGGAGCTGGTGAGAAGGAGCGGCGGTAGTGGCAGCAGCAAGAGCCCGGCACCGGTGAAAGTGCGGGAGCAGCTGTGCAAGCTGAAAGGCGGGGTGGTGGTAGACGAGCTGGGCTGCAGCCGCCAGCGCGCCCCTTCCAGCAAACAGGTGAACGGGGTGCAGAAGCAAAGGCGGCTGGCCGCCAACGCCAGGGAGCGACGCAGGATGCACGGGCTGAATCACGCCTTCGACCAGCTTCGCAACGTTATCCCGTCCTTCAACAACGACAAGAAGCTGTCCAAGTACGAGACCCTGCAGATGGCTCAGATCTACATCAACGCCTTGTCCGAGCTGCTTCAAACCCCCAGCAGCGGAgaccagccgccgccgccgccgccagcaTCTTGCAAGAGCGACCACCACCACCTTCGCGCCGCCGCCCCCTACGAAGCAGGCGCGGGCACCACGACCGCAGCGGGGACGCCGCCAGCCTCGGGAGGGGCTCAGCGACCGACCCCTCCTGGCAGCTGCCGGACTCGCTTTTCGGCCCCGGCCTCCACCGGCGGGTACTCGGTGCAGCTGGAAGCTCTGCACTTCTCGACTTTCGAGGACAGCGCCCTGACGGCGATGATGGCGCAAAAGAACTTGTCGCCTTCGCTGCCTGGGGGCATCCTGCAGCCAGTGCAGGAGGAAAGTAGCAAAACTTCCCCCCGATCCCACAGAAGTGACGGGGAGTTTTCCCCCCATTCCCATTACAGTGACTCGGATGAGGCAAGTTAG